TGGCGCAAAATGAAACAAGGACGTTTACATATGAAAGGCCGGAGAATAGAAGAAGACTGATCAGAGATATAAGTTGTCAGGTATGTTACGACCTGGACGCCGCGCCATTCAACTGGTCTGAGCCTGAAAATTATGCGGTCGAAGTTGACCTGCCTGGTGTGCTTGTGGAAGCCAATGAAAACAACAATGTCAAAACGTATCTCAGATCGGATGAAGTCCTGCCGAACACCACAACCATAGCACAATAAAGTTTCTCCCTACGAAAGTATTGGTTACATTCGATACCACAGTCTGCTGTTAAGAGATGAGGCGGTCTTTAAAATGACAGTGATCCGCAAGGTTTTAGGAGGAAGATCATGAACCGCATCGGCTTAACTTTGACATTACTCGTCGCTTGCACAGTGGTTATCATTGCAGGAGAATTTGTTCCGGCTTTTGCAGTGGACTGCCCACATCCGGCGGTGACAAGTGCGACAGCGACGCCCACCTCGCTCATCGGCGGAAGTCTCAACTACGAAGTCACTCTAACCTTCGCATCGGCTATCCCGCAAGGGTGCCAGCATTTCATCTTGCCGGATAGGGATCCTGACGGAGCCGCAGCGAACCCGTTTTTTCTGCACAAGTTTCTTCGGCGATGGAACTAACCAGAAAAAATGTCCTGCTATTTCGCAAGTTGTAGATCAAACTCAAAACATCGCATTAACGTATCAGGCAAGAGTATCTCAAGCCGGTGCAACAGTCGGTAATCCGGCATCCACACAAGTGACGAACACACCTGTAGCTCTCCACAGCTTCTCGGTCAGCTCGAACCAACTGCCGCAGGGTCAAACAATCACTGGTACGGTCCTGCTCGAAAGGATTGTTCACAACACGGGAGGTAGTGCGCGGGTGAATCTCTCCGCAAGCCCCGCCACTGCCGTCCAAATCCCAGGTTCGATCCAGATTTCCTGCTGTACCACCGATGGTCAAGGGCATGCAAAGGGAACCTTTACTATCGCAGCGGGTCCTGTGAATCAGGATACTCAAGTTGTCATCAGCGCGAGCCGCCCGAACCAGCCGGCGATCACAAGAACAATCACGGTCAAACCTGGAATCCCTACTCTTACCATCAACGATGTGACGGTTAACGAACCGGTTAATAGTCTTCAGGCTGTTAGCGCAACCTTCACTCTGACGCTTTCGAATCCTAATCCGGCTGGAGCATCTCTATCGTTTACCACACGTGACGTTACCGCCGTCCGATCCGCTACCAAAACTTGCTCAGGGAGCGCCGACTACGTTCTCAGAGGAGGCGTCTTGAACTTCACTTCCACGCAAACCACACAAACTGTATCAGTGCCTATTTGCCATGACACAACGGACGAGCCCAATGAGACCTTCAGGATTGATCTTTCGAATCCGGTGGGGATCACTCTGAATGACACGGCCGCAATCGGCACAATTGTCGATAACGATTAGAGAAATAGAGGTGAGTTCAATCCATATTTTCTCATAGTTTTTAATGCTCCGTAGACTTAGATTTAGAGGTTGGGTTCAGTACAAAAAAAGGAGGTAGTTGCAATGAAAGAAGTTCAAAAACATCCGCATGGGACATTCTGTTGGCCTGAGCTTGGAACCATAAATCCGGACGCTGCAAAAAGCTTTTATTCGAGTTTATTTGGATGGCGCGCGCAAGATCTCCCGATGCCAGGAATGGTCTATACGATGCTCCAATTGGAAGGGAGAGACGTGGCCGCATTGTACGGTTTAACTCCGGAACAGACAAGTCAGGGGTATCCACCGAGTTGGCTCTGTTATGTTTCAGTTAACAATGCCGATGAAATCACGAAGAAAGTCCAGGAGCTTGGCGGCAAAGTCATGCTGGAGCCGATGGATATTCCTGAGGCAGGACGCGCTGCGCTGTTTCAGGATCCGCAGGGCGCCATTTTCGGAATCTGGCAGCCGGGCAAACACATCGGCGCAAGGTTCGTAAACGAAGTGGGCACTCTTTGCTGGACTGAGCTGGCAACATCAGATGAAAAAGCCGCGACAGAATTCTACACAAAACTTTTTCCCTGGAAGCCCGAAAACATGCCGAATCCAAAATTGAAATACACGATCTTCAAAAACGCAGGACAGCCGGGCGCAGGTATGTACCAAATCACTCCGGAAATGAAAGGGATGC
The sequence above is drawn from the bacterium genome and encodes:
- a CDS encoding VOC family protein, with amino-acid sequence MKEVQKHPHGTFCWPELGTINPDAAKSFYSSLFGWRAQDLPMPGMVYTMLQLEGRDVAALYGLTPEQTSQGYPPSWLCYVSVNNADEITKKVQELGGKVMLEPMDIPEAGRAALFQDPQGAIFGIWQPGKHIGARFVNEVGTLCWTELATSDEKAATEFYTKLFPWKPENMPNPKLKYTIFKNAGQPGAGMYQITPEMKGMPTCWLVYFAVSDCDQTVADAKSKGAIVMLPPENIPNVGRFSMLIDPQGAMFAVIKLNPMSS